The genome window ATGGCTCCCTGGTTGCGGTTGAAGAGTGGGATGTCGGTAGACAGCGACAGGCCAACGTAATTGTTGATGTAGCTCCCAGCCTGATCGTAAGCACCACCCACCCGAACGTCGGGTACGGCCAATGATCGCTGGAGGTTATAATTGAGTTCGGCCTGACGCGTCAATGATTCCGTCGCCAGCAAATCCGGGCGATTGCGAAGCGCCATCTGGCGAAGCGAATCATCCGGTTGTACGGGTAGCCGATAGCGGGTTAGCGTGGCTTCGGCTACTATGGGATTAACGGGTACGTCAACGGATAATAGGGACCGTAGCGCCCGTTCATCGTCGGCGAGTTGAAAAATGATGCTGGTCCGGTCGTTACTGAGTTGAAACAGGAGCGCTTTCAGACGAAGCAGTTCACGAAGGGACACGTTGCTGCGTTCGTACTGTTTTTCGTAGGCCGATACCGTCGTTTGTAGCGTGGCCAGCTGCTGGTTAAACCGGGTCAGGGTCTGCCGCTGAAAATAGATGGAATAAAAACGGGTGCGCAGGTCAAACCGGAGTCCCCGGACTATGTCAAGCACTTCCAGCCCCGTCAACCGAGCCGCTTCCGAAGCCAGGGCAATGCGTTTGTTCCGCTTTCCTGCCGTATACAGCAACTGCTCGATGGCTACCGTTTTCTGGCCCTGACGACCAACGTCCAGCACCCGTCTGGTTTCGTTATTGTAGGTGCTAAGCTCGACGGTAACGGTTGGATTATCGTAAAGACCAGCCTGAATGACCTGTGCCTGACTGGCATCCACGCGAAAACGCTCGGCTAGCAGTTGCAGGTTATTTTTTAGAAACAGGCTATCGGCCTGTTGAAGAGTGAGCGTAAGGGTATCTTGAGGCACATTGGCTTGCTGGGTGGCAGGCTGACCATGTGCCAGTTGGGCAAAAAGAAAAAAACTGAAGGACGCTAGCAGCAACCGCATTTTACTGGATTAAGTACGGCAGCAAAGATCAGATCGCCCGATTACAGGGTACTTAGAGCGAACTTAGGGCAGGGTTAGAAATACATTAGAAATTAATTAGAGCTTATTTA of Spirosoma agri contains these proteins:
- a CDS encoding TolC family protein, with product MRLLLASFSFFLFAQLAHGQPATQQANVPQDTLTLTLQQADSLFLKNNLQLLAERFRVDASQAQVIQAGLYDNPTVTVELSTYNNETRRVLDVGRQGQKTVAIEQLLYTAGKRNKRIALASEAARLTGLEVLDIVRGLRFDLRTRFYSIYFQRQTLTRFNQQLATLQTTVSAYEKQYERSNVSLRELLRLKALLFQLSNDRTSIIFQLADDERALRSLLSVDVPVNPIVAEATLTRYRLPVQPDDSLRQMALRNRPDLLATESLTRQAELNYNLQRSLAVPDVRVGGAYDQAGSYINNYVGLSLSTDIPLFNRNQGAIRAARSQIGYQTQLQRQRAIQVGNEVATSLQKVREVERRVQGLEQQFSEQFEQLNRGVIGNFQKGNISLLEFVDLIEAYNDSVQQLNRLKADRVGAYEELNYLIGKDLFNE